A window from Synechococcus sp. RSCCF101 encodes these proteins:
- a CDS encoding alpha-D-glucose phosphate-specific phosphoglucomutase, protein MSSGAPVITIPLSSPFQDQKPGTSGLRKSSRRFAEPHYLESFIEAVLRTLPGVAGGTLVVGGDGRYGNQRAIEVIARMGAAHGLARMVTTTGGILSTPAASHLIRQRQAIGGIILSASHNPGGPEGDFGVKVNGSNGGPAPESLTSAIHACTLTLDGYRILEAGAGAAGVSLAAPGMQTMAGLTVEVIDGVSDYLALMEKLFDLDRIAELLRSDFPVVFDALHAVTGPYATQLLEQRLGAPAGTVHNGIPLEDFGGGHPDPNLTYAHELAALLLDGDRYAFGAACDGDGDRNMILGRGCFVNPSDSLAVLTANASVAPAYAGGLAGVARSMPTSAAVDVVAKELGLTCFETPTGWKFFGNLLDAGRITLCGEESFGTGSDHVREKDGLWAVLFWLQILAERRCSVGEVMAGHWARFGRHYYSRHDYEAIPSEAAHGLYDRMQGMLATLSGEAFAGRRIATADDFRYADPVDGSVSEHQGLRLLLDDGSRVVLRLSGTGTQGATLRVYLERYEPASGQLGLDPQAALGDLIAAINALAEIPARTGMDRPTVIT, encoded by the coding sequence ATGAGCAGCGGTGCCCCGGTGATCACGATTCCCCTGTCCAGTCCGTTCCAGGATCAGAAGCCTGGCACCTCAGGCCTGCGCAAGAGCAGCCGTCGCTTCGCCGAGCCCCACTACCTGGAGAGCTTCATCGAGGCGGTGCTGCGCACGCTCCCGGGAGTGGCCGGAGGCACCCTCGTGGTGGGCGGCGACGGCCGCTACGGCAATCAGCGCGCCATCGAGGTGATTGCCCGCATGGGAGCCGCCCATGGTCTGGCCCGGATGGTCACCACCACCGGCGGCATTCTCTCCACACCGGCCGCGTCGCATCTGATCCGCCAGCGACAGGCCATCGGCGGCATCATCCTCTCCGCCAGCCACAACCCCGGCGGACCGGAGGGCGACTTCGGGGTGAAGGTGAACGGCAGCAACGGCGGCCCGGCCCCCGAATCGCTCACCTCCGCCATCCACGCCTGCACCCTCACGCTGGATGGCTACCGGATTCTCGAAGCGGGCGCGGGCGCAGCCGGCGTGAGCCTGGCCGCCCCGGGCATGCAGACCATGGCGGGGCTGACGGTGGAGGTGATCGACGGCGTGAGCGACTACCTCGCGCTGATGGAGAAGCTGTTCGATCTCGATCGCATCGCGGAGCTGCTTCGCAGCGATTTCCCCGTGGTCTTCGATGCGCTGCACGCGGTGACGGGCCCCTACGCCACGCAGCTGCTGGAACAGCGGCTGGGGGCGCCGGCCGGAACGGTGCACAACGGCATCCCCCTCGAGGACTTCGGCGGCGGTCACCCCGACCCGAACCTCACGTATGCCCACGAGCTGGCGGCCCTGCTGCTGGATGGTGATCGCTACGCCTTCGGCGCCGCCTGCGACGGGGACGGCGACCGCAACATGATCCTGGGGCGCGGCTGTTTCGTGAATCCCAGCGACAGCCTGGCCGTGCTCACCGCCAACGCCTCGGTGGCACCGGCCTATGCCGGAGGGCTGGCCGGCGTGGCCCGCTCGATGCCCACCAGCGCCGCGGTGGATGTGGTGGCGAAGGAGCTGGGCCTGACCTGCTTCGAGACGCCCACGGGCTGGAAATTCTTCGGCAACCTGCTCGATGCCGGCCGCATCACCCTCTGCGGCGAGGAGAGCTTCGGCACCGGCAGCGACCACGTGCGCGAGAAGGATGGTCTCTGGGCGGTGCTGTTCTGGCTCCAGATCCTGGCTGAGCGGCGCTGCTCCGTGGGCGAGGTGATGGCGGGCCACTGGGCCCGCTTCGGGCGCCACTACTACTCCCGCCACGACTACGAAGCCATCCCCAGCGAGGCCGCCCACGGCCTCTACGACCGGATGCAGGGGATGCTCGCAACCCTGAGCGGGGAGGCCTTCGCCGGCCGCCGCATCGCCACCGCCGATGACTTCCGCTACGCGGATCCGGTGGATGGCTCCGTGAGCGAGCACCAGGGCCTGCGTCTGCTGCTCGACGACGGCAGTCGCGTGGTGCTGCGCCTGTCGGGCACCGGTACCCAGGGCGCCACCCTGCGGGTGTATCTGGAGCGCTACGAGCCGGCCAGCGGCCAGCTCGGCCTCGATCCACAGGCGGCCCTCGGCGATCTGATCGCAGCCATCAACGCCCTGGCGGAGATCCCGGCGCGCACAGGCATGGACCGTCCGACGGTGATCACCTGA
- a CDS encoding efflux RND transporter permease subunit: MSPSNNFISRPVLTTVCSLLIVIVGLIAIPVLPVENLPDIAPPTVTVRATYTGADAISVEEGVTSVLEQEINGVQDMEFMTSNSSADGVSNITVSFYSGTDGDINQVNVQNKVSLAEPKLPQEVRQTGITVEKASNSVLLVYNFTSEDPDNPYSVEFLSGLLDQRLTDPIRRVTGVGKLTYFGNRKLAFRLWLDPDRLTASGLTSADVRAALQSQNRLVPAGQVGGEPSPEGQVFTFTVQLQGRLRTVEEFENLILRRMDDGSLIRLGDVGRVTLGGETFNIAATDLNGVPSVGMALYQLSGSNAVEVSDGVKKVIDDFITTLPPGVKVEKIYDTTDFINASIEGVANALRDAVVLVVLILFLFLQDWKSTLVPGIAIPVALIGTFAGVLAAGFSLNQLTLFGLVLATGLVVDDAITVIEDTSTKKGEGLTAIEAAKATMDELFSAVIATSLVLFAVFVPVLFFPGATGTIYKQFAATIIFSISVSTFNALTFSPMLSGLLLSMDTRQPSQRVYFIAGGCVGFVYGLLSAGGGAVPVLLATLAGLLIGYGLKLVTRLPLRLPFALAGAAAGLIFADVPNPWPVLIFTAIGLVVGFFLERIFAVFNRGYARVETGYESMLSWVLGHRSIVMGVLAGGIVLTGFAFNSMPSGFVPIEDQGYGIGFVQAPDGVSLERTEAINLEVAEVLRSEKENGLRNAAIFSGASLDGNSPNKGLFFFGTENWSEREDPERSVGAIVARLNRKLQAVEGARIFVVEPPAIPGYGTGGGFEFQLLDQSGGAFTLPQLAEQAGALIRNALDTGIFSQVFTQFSPEGPQLEVLVDRDRMAALGIDYGDAMSTFSFYFGGSYVNDTFDEGKVRRVYIQADDAFRSTPEDLTELYVRNGSGEQVPLSEIFTVNTTSGPSIIPRFNLYRSIKIEGSAAQGRSSGDAIKGIQAQFDKLNVPGLGFDWTGISREEVKAGALAIVIFALGILVVFLVLSAQYESYTDPLIILMTVPTAMLGALIFLAIRGEVLNIYAQVGLVMLIGLAAKNGILIVDLANQRMAEGATAIAAARDAAQSRLRPILMTAISSLFGFLPLVLASGAGARSQSSLGTVVFGGLLVATFLSLFVVPVFYVVMKQFFSSAPPQGGTGDPGPGGEDPSTPALPAS, translated from the coding sequence ATGTCTCCCTCCAATAACTTCATCTCCAGACCGGTCCTCACCACGGTCTGCAGTCTGCTGATCGTGATCGTCGGTCTGATCGCGATCCCGGTGCTCCCGGTTGAGAACCTGCCCGATATCGCCCCGCCCACCGTGACCGTGCGGGCCACCTACACCGGCGCTGATGCGATTTCCGTCGAGGAGGGCGTCACCTCGGTTCTCGAACAGGAGATCAACGGGGTACAGGACATGGAGTTCATGACCTCGAACAGCTCGGCTGACGGGGTTTCGAACATCACGGTGTCCTTCTACAGCGGCACCGACGGCGACATCAACCAGGTCAACGTTCAGAACAAGGTCTCCCTCGCCGAGCCGAAGCTGCCGCAGGAGGTGAGGCAGACCGGCATCACGGTCGAGAAGGCCTCCAACTCGGTCCTGCTCGTCTACAACTTCACCTCCGAGGACCCGGACAACCCCTACAGCGTCGAGTTCCTCTCCGGTCTTCTCGATCAGCGCCTCACCGACCCGATCCGACGCGTCACCGGCGTCGGCAAGCTCACCTACTTCGGCAATCGCAAACTCGCCTTCCGCCTCTGGCTGGATCCCGACCGTCTGACAGCCTCCGGGCTCACCTCGGCCGACGTTCGCGCCGCCCTTCAGAGCCAGAACCGCCTTGTGCCCGCCGGCCAGGTCGGCGGTGAGCCCTCGCCCGAGGGCCAGGTGTTCACCTTCACGGTGCAGCTTCAGGGCCGTCTGCGCACGGTTGAGGAGTTCGAGAACCTCATCCTGCGTCGCATGGATGACGGCTCGCTCATCCGCCTCGGTGATGTGGGACGGGTGACGCTCGGTGGTGAGACCTTCAACATCGCCGCCACCGATCTCAATGGCGTGCCCTCCGTGGGCATGGCTCTCTATCAGCTGAGCGGGAGCAACGCGGTGGAGGTGTCGGACGGGGTCAAGAAAGTGATCGATGACTTCATCACAACCCTGCCACCGGGGGTCAAGGTCGAGAAGATCTACGACACCACCGATTTCATCAATGCCTCGATCGAGGGTGTGGCCAATGCCCTGCGTGATGCGGTGGTTCTCGTGGTGCTCATCCTCTTCCTGTTCCTGCAGGACTGGAAGTCGACCCTGGTTCCCGGCATCGCCATCCCCGTTGCCCTGATCGGCACCTTTGCCGGTGTTCTGGCTGCCGGCTTCTCGCTCAATCAGCTCACCCTGTTCGGCCTGGTTCTGGCCACGGGTCTGGTGGTGGACGATGCCATCACTGTGATTGAGGACACCTCCACCAAAAAAGGTGAGGGATTGACGGCGATCGAGGCGGCCAAGGCCACCATGGACGAGCTGTTCTCCGCTGTGATCGCCACCTCCCTGGTGCTGTTCGCGGTGTTCGTGCCGGTGCTGTTCTTCCCAGGGGCCACGGGAACGATCTACAAGCAGTTCGCGGCCACGATCATCTTCTCGATCTCGGTCTCCACCTTCAACGCCCTCACCTTCTCGCCCATGCTCTCCGGCCTGCTGCTGAGCATGGACACCCGACAACCGTCGCAGCGGGTGTACTTCATCGCTGGCGGTTGCGTCGGATTCGTCTACGGCCTGCTCTCGGCCGGCGGCGGAGCCGTGCCGGTGCTCCTGGCCACTCTGGCGGGTCTGCTCATCGGTTACGGCCTGAAGCTGGTCACTCGGCTGCCATTGCGGCTTCCATTCGCGCTGGCGGGCGCCGCGGCGGGCCTGATCTTCGCGGATGTGCCCAATCCCTGGCCGGTGCTGATCTTCACTGCCATCGGTCTGGTGGTGGGCTTCTTCCTTGAGCGCATCTTCGCCGTGTTCAACCGTGGCTACGCGCGCGTTGAGACCGGCTATGAATCGATGCTGAGCTGGGTGCTCGGCCACCGGTCCATCGTGATGGGGGTGCTGGCTGGAGGCATCGTGCTCACGGGCTTCGCCTTCAACTCGATGCCCTCCGGCTTCGTGCCGATCGAGGATCAGGGTTATGGCATCGGCTTCGTTCAGGCCCCCGATGGGGTGTCACTGGAGCGGACCGAAGCCATCAACCTCGAGGTGGCCGAAGTGCTCCGCTCCGAGAAGGAGAACGGCCTCCGCAATGCCGCCATCTTCAGCGGTGCCAGCCTCGATGGAAACTCCCCCAACAAGGGCCTCTTCTTCTTCGGCACCGAGAACTGGAGCGAGCGTGAGGACCCCGAACGCAGCGTCGGGGCGATCGTGGCCCGGCTCAACCGCAAGCTGCAGGCCGTGGAGGGTGCCCGGATCTTCGTGGTGGAGCCTCCTGCCATTCCCGGTTATGGAACCGGCGGCGGCTTCGAGTTCCAGTTGCTGGACCAGAGCGGCGGGGCCTTCACCCTTCCCCAGCTGGCCGAACAGGCCGGCGCCCTGATCCGCAATGCTCTCGATACCGGCATCTTCAGCCAGGTCTTCACCCAGTTCTCGCCCGAGGGCCCCCAGCTGGAGGTGCTCGTGGATCGGGATCGCATGGCGGCGCTCGGCATCGATTACGGCGATGCGATGAGCACCTTCAGCTTCTACTTCGGTGGGTCCTACGTGAATGACACCTTCGATGAAGGCAAGGTGCGCCGCGTCTACATCCAGGCCGATGACGCCTTCCGCTCCACGCCGGAAGATCTGACCGAGCTCTATGTGCGCAACGGCAGCGGCGAACAGGTGCCCCTCTCGGAGATCTTCACCGTCAACACCACCTCCGGTCCCTCGATCATCCCCCGCTTCAACCTCTACCGCTCGATCAAGATCGAGGGTTCAGCGGCCCAGGGCCGCAGTTCCGGTGATGCGATCAAGGGCATTCAGGCCCAGTTCGACAAATTGAACGTCCCCGGCCTCGGCTTTGACTGGACCGGGATCTCACGCGAGGAGGTGAAGGCCGGTGCACTGGCGATCGTGATCTTCGCCCTCGGGATCCTCGTGGTGTTCCTGGTGCTCTCAGCCCAGTACGAGAGCTACACCGACCCCCTGATCATCCTGATGACGGTGCCCACCGCCATGCTCGGGGCCCTGATCTTCCTGGCCATCCGGGGCGAGGTGCTCAACATCTATGCCCAGGTGGGTCTGGTGATGCTGATCGGCCTGGCGGCCAAGAACGGAATCCTGATCGTTGACCTGGCCAATCAGCGCATGGCGGAAGGGGCGACGGCCATCGCCGCGGCCCGTGACGCGGCCCAGTCACGCCTGCGGCCGATCCTGATGACGGCGATCTCCTCACTGTTCGGTTTCCTGCCGCTGGTGCTGGCCTCCGGCGCCGGGGCCCGCAGCCAGTCGTCGCTGGGAACCGTGGTGTTCGGCGGCCTCCTGGTGGCCACCTTCCTCTCCCTGTTCGTGGTGCCCGTCTTCTATGTGGTGATGAAGCAGTTCTTCAGCTCAGCTCCACCGCAGGGCGGCACCGGAGATCCCGGTCCGGGCGGAGAAGACCCCAGCACCCCGGCGCTGCCCGCGAGCTGA